A portion of the Parasteatoda tepidariorum isolate YZ-2023 chromosome 5, CAS_Ptep_4.0, whole genome shotgun sequence genome contains these proteins:
- the LOC107456526 gene encoding leukocyte receptor cluster member 9, translating to MAGNKTKKSPKPEDVEAPAKKPSMKTASDVISRLLWDESLPKEKFFVGYLDRFDGIIEKPFTSLDWRDPATVDNYTLALPKHRIQYFKYLSRKVWDKATRKDIVFGSTGYPHTILEFMAMVDQDILEFQEEDMDDGIEPIRSGVIPEASIDSDSDEEYDMSERSNFFIAARITDEKIVNHLKQVSDYIMSKDELLAPCCMAPDMFHLTLTILKLDSPGDVSNAVEALKALSQIPLPQAQIELDGLDNFNLRVLYSRVEKNDELTTLRNKLVDELVSRNCNITDKFKFVPHVTLAKLSRAICRMRHSNFIDQYLYLKFEDDYFGKQAIDKLYLCEMGAARREDGFYKCACEVSLNTL from the coding sequence ATGGCGGGAAACAAAACTAAGAAATCTCCCAAACCTGAAGATGTTGAAGCACCGGCAAAAAAACCTTCAATGAAAACAGCAAGCGATGTCATTTCAAGACTGTTGTGGGATGAATCATTACCCAAAGAGAAGTTTTTCGTGGGTTATTTAGACAGATTCGATGGCATCATAGAGAAACCATTCACTTCCCTCGATTGGAGGGATCCTGCAACTGTCGACAACTACACACTAGCATTGCCCAAGCATAGAATCCAATACTTTAAATACTTGAGCAGAAAAGTGTGGGACAAAGCTACACGAAAAGACATAGTATTTGGTTCTACGGGTTATCCACACACTATTCTCGAATTCATGGCCATGGTTGACCAGGATATATTGGAATTTCAAGAAGAAGATATGGATGATGGTATAGAGCCTATAAGAAGTGGAGTTATTCCAGAAGCTTCTATTGATAGTGACAGTGATGAGGAATACGATATGTCAGAGCGATCCAATTTCTTCATTGCTGCTAGAATTACTGATGAAAAGATAGTTAATCATTTAAAACAAGTGTCCGATTATATTATGTCCAAAGATGAGCTTTTAGCTCCTTGTTGCATGGCACCTGACATGTTTCATTTAACTTTAACCATTCTTAAACTTGATTCTCCCGGTGACGTTAGCAACGCTGTAGAAGCTTTGAAAGCCCTTTCGCAAATACCGTTACCTCAAGCCCAAATCGAACTCGACGGGTtagataatttcaatttaagagTTCTGTATTCGAGAGTTGAGAAAAACGATGAACTTACGACTCTCAGAAACAAATTAGTTGATGAACTAGTGTCTAGGAACTGTAACATtacagataaatttaaatttgtaccaCACGTAACGCTTGCAAAGCTTTCCCGTGCTATTTGTAGAATGCGGCATAGTAATTTCATAGATCAGTATCTGTATCTAAAATTTGAAGATGATTATTTTGGTAAACAGGCTATTGATAAACTGTATTTATGTGAAATGGGAGCAGCGCGGAGAGAAGACGGTTTTTATAAATGTGCTTGTGAAGTatctttaaatactttataa